The Methanooceanicella nereidis genome window below encodes:
- a CDS encoding SAP domain-containing protein, whose amino-acid sequence MSILGLLGYRSSRDKNEGLSTDQKELLLCLVGQLIDRDMERTWTPIVGNFEASIANMISMGLLEDAPLEDKLDKKYRVSDLKELLEGRDIKAKGKKSELISAAIENTDQQSISDMVADVRLYVASESGKKFIETYKTDKEKEYSSMERDALGYLSKGDARRAAQRISQYRALQNYPGSQWLNRPYNVPETYIKAASSLIKYSYDDLPLNESHRKDIGMQLALSIMLGETVKESASRLLSESYDVFSWGPLVDHLKETSYCKCSGLENIKKEEVVELYTEKQILQAFAENDLECLSATHIGKGIRILPARGNSCISCYSGKNEYQWSEIDKIPKMPRHLGCHCKYVAWI is encoded by the coding sequence TTGAGTATACTCGGATTGTTAGGCTACCGTAGCTCCAGGGATAAAAATGAAGGTCTCTCTACGGACCAGAAGGAACTATTGTTGTGTCTGGTCGGTCAGTTGATCGACAGGGACATGGAACGGACATGGACTCCCATCGTGGGCAACTTTGAAGCGAGCATCGCAAATATGATAAGCATGGGCTTACTGGAAGATGCACCGCTTGAAGATAAGCTGGATAAAAAATATCGCGTGTCTGACCTGAAAGAGCTCCTTGAAGGGCGCGATATAAAGGCAAAAGGCAAAAAATCAGAGCTGATCAGCGCCGCGATAGAGAACACGGACCAGCAGAGCATCTCGGACATGGTCGCCGACGTGAGGCTTTATGTAGCCAGCGAATCAGGTAAAAAATTCATAGAGACATACAAGACAGATAAAGAAAAAGAATATTCTTCAATGGAAAGGGACGCGCTGGGATATTTATCGAAAGGGGACGCAAGAAGGGCGGCACAAAGGATCTCGCAGTACAGGGCACTTCAGAACTACCCGGGAAGCCAGTGGCTAAACAGGCCGTATAACGTACCGGAGACATATATAAAAGCCGCTTCCAGCCTGATAAAATATTCATACGATGACCTGCCTCTGAACGAATCCCATAGAAAGGATATCGGAATGCAGCTGGCCCTATCGATCATGTTAGGGGAAACGGTAAAAGAGTCTGCCAGCCGCCTTCTCAGTGAATCATATGACGTATTTTCATGGGGCCCGCTCGTAGATCACCTCAAAGAGACATCATATTGTAAATGCTCGGGGCTAGAGAATATCAAGAAGGAAGAGGTCGTCGAACTTTACACGGAAAAACAGATATTGCAGGCATTCGCCGAAAACGACCTTGAGTGCTTATCGGCCACACATATCGGCAAAGGCATAAGGATATTGCCTGCACGGGGCAACTCATGCATATCCTGCTACAGCGGGAAGAACGAGTACCAGTGGTCGGAGATAGACAAGATACCAAAGATGCCCAGGCACCTTGGATGCCATTGTAAATACGTGGCATGGATCTGA